The Hymenobacter baengnokdamensis genome includes a region encoding these proteins:
- a CDS encoding DUF3857 domain-containing protein: MALLTAASAQAQKAPVKVVEIKFGKPEPADFDAKSFVADSAAPAVVLYDYGATRFRLNGSSFQLESDRVTRIKILKKSGYNVATVEVPLYHRDRSEEKLVGLRGFTYNEVGGKVEKVKLEIAKAFTEERTKNIRVRKFTLPNVREGAIIEYAYTVTSDFLFNFQDWSFQREIPTRWSEFQAVIPEYFDYKMLMQGYEPLVLQTREDSQMQYNLHTEASLDPGAAGGRVASDNELIVAKGTSYHWAMQNVPALRDEPYMTTMRDYVARINFELAGERMPGQGYHNVAGNWEKINMDLLSNDEFGGQLGHVGFLEAALKPLAAQYPDPAARAAAVRELVLKSVKYDGTNGYSASGPLKRSYELHRGTAADVNLLLIAALRQAGLAVEPVILSTRGHGRVNQNFPLLEQFNYVVGLLPLADNQELLLDATEPLLPCGVLPTRCLNQTGRLVTKGVAGRWVNLAPAQRHSHYQDIKLTLDEQGNLTGKVHEEHGGYSGAAAREKLQQLGEKKYVSELASQHPSWEFPTYAFGEVGEVTKPLALNYELRQPASSSGKASELYISPLASFGEGRNPFSHAERTYPVDFGASSLDVITLTLTLPPGYTAELPKPATIALPAQGGRYVYMASSPTPGTVQLTSRLTLDKPIYGAEEYASLREFYRLALAKQAEALVIKKGS, encoded by the coding sequence TTGGCACTCCTAACTGCTGCCAGCGCGCAGGCGCAAAAGGCGCCCGTGAAAGTGGTAGAAATAAAATTCGGCAAACCCGAGCCGGCCGATTTCGATGCCAAAAGCTTTGTGGCCGATAGCGCCGCGCCCGCCGTGGTGCTCTACGACTACGGGGCTACCCGGTTCCGGCTGAACGGCAGCAGCTTTCAGCTGGAGTCGGACCGGGTTACCCGCATCAAGATTTTGAAGAAGTCGGGCTACAACGTGGCCACGGTAGAGGTGCCCTTGTACCACCGCGACCGCTCCGAAGAAAAGCTAGTGGGCCTGCGCGGGTTTACGTACAACGAGGTCGGCGGCAAGGTGGAAAAGGTGAAGCTCGAAATTGCCAAAGCTTTTACCGAGGAGCGCACCAAAAACATCCGGGTACGCAAGTTTACGCTCCCCAACGTGCGCGAAGGGGCGATTATCGAATATGCTTATACTGTAACGTCGGACTTCCTGTTCAACTTTCAGGACTGGTCTTTTCAGCGCGAGATACCTACCCGCTGGAGCGAGTTTCAGGCGGTAATTCCGGAGTATTTCGACTATAAAATGCTCATGCAGGGCTACGAGCCGCTGGTGCTACAAACGCGGGAAGATTCGCAGATGCAGTATAACCTGCATACCGAGGCGAGCCTTGACCCAGGTGCGGCGGGCGGCCGCGTTGCCTCTGACAATGAGCTGATTGTTGCCAAAGGTACTTCGTACCATTGGGCCATGCAGAACGTGCCCGCCCTGCGCGATGAGCCTTACATGACTACCATGCGCGATTACGTGGCCCGCATCAACTTCGAGCTGGCCGGCGAGCGCATGCCTGGCCAGGGCTATCATAACGTGGCCGGCAACTGGGAGAAAATTAATATGGACCTGCTCAGCAACGACGAGTTTGGTGGGCAGCTCGGGCACGTGGGCTTCCTGGAAGCGGCGCTGAAACCCCTCGCAGCCCAGTACCCCGACCCGGCGGCCCGCGCTGCGGCCGTGCGTGAGCTGGTGCTCAAAAGCGTGAAGTATGATGGCACCAACGGCTACTCGGCCAGTGGCCCGCTCAAGCGCAGCTACGAGCTGCACCGGGGCACCGCCGCCGATGTAAATCTGCTGCTGATTGCCGCGCTGCGTCAGGCGGGGCTGGCCGTCGAGCCCGTCATCCTGAGTACCCGCGGGCATGGTCGGGTTAATCAAAACTTCCCCTTGCTCGAGCAATTCAACTACGTAGTGGGCCTGTTGCCGCTGGCTGATAACCAGGAGCTGCTGCTGGATGCTACTGAGCCGCTGCTGCCCTGCGGCGTGCTCCCCACGCGCTGCCTCAACCAGACCGGCCGGCTGGTGACCAAAGGGGTTGCTGGCCGCTGGGTAAACCTGGCTCCGGCGCAGCGCCATAGTCATTATCAGGATATTAAGCTTACCCTCGACGAGCAGGGCAACCTCACCGGCAAGGTGCATGAAGAGCACGGGGGCTACTCAGGAGCCGCCGCCCGCGAAAAGCTTCAGCAGCTGGGTGAGAAAAAATATGTGAGCGAGCTGGCCAGTCAGCATCCGAGCTGGGAATTTCCAACCTACGCTTTCGGTGAGGTAGGAGAAGTGACTAAGCCGCTGGCGCTCAACTACGAGCTGCGCCAGCCCGCCAGCTCCAGCGGTAAAGCCAGTGAGCTTTATATCAGTCCGCTGGCTTCGTTTGGGGAAGGCCGCAACCCATTCAGCCACGCGGAGCGCACCTACCCGGTTGATTTTGGTGCTTCCAGCCTCGACGTTATTACCCTGACCCTGACCTTACCGCCGGGCTACACGGCCGAGCTGCCCAAGCCCGCTACTATTGCCCTGCCCGCTCAGGGCGGCCGTTACGTGTACATGGCCAGCAGCCCCACACCGGGCACGGTGCAGCTTACCAGCCGGCTCACGCTCGATAAGCCTATTTATGGGGCCGAGGAGTACGCCTCGCTACGCGAGTTCTACCGGCTGGCGCTGGCCAAGCAGGCCGAAGCGCTGGTTATTAAAAAAGGCAGCTAG
- a CDS encoding ABC transporter ATP-binding protein, giving the protein MSWLTSFFKTISAKNPGSGRGPEKPAVSVRERVSALRHLPAFLQLIWQTSAGLTLGNIALRLCRAALPLAMLYIGRLILDDIVQLTKLPAASRVVSPVFGLVALEFGLVLLTDALGRAVALLDSLLGDLFANASSVRLMRHAAELDLDQFEDSNFYDKLERARRQTLSRSVLMSQVLAQGQDAVTLVLLAGGLVAFQPWLLGLLLLAVVPAFLGESHFNERSYSLSHSWTPERRELDYLRQTGASDETAKEVKIFGLSDFLINRFSTLSDQFYRENKTLALRRAGWGTVFAAIGAAGYYGAYLYIIRQTVSGAISIGQLTFLAGSFARLRSLLEGILSRFSQVADGALYLQDFFDFFQIEPRIVRPRLGQAVRAFPRPIRQGFTFEDVGFRYKNAEKWALRHLSFELRAGEKLALVGENGAGKTTLVKLLARLYDPSEGRILLDGHDLREYDPAELRQEIGVIFQDFVRFQLPAGQNLAVGRIDERQNQPRIEQAAQQSLADTVIAKLPQGYDQMIGRRFNGGVDLSGGEWQKIALGRAYMRDAQLLILDEPTAALDARAEHEVFLRFAELTKGKTAVLISHRFSTVRMADRILVIEHGRVQEIGSHEELLAKDGCYAELFALQAAGYR; this is encoded by the coding sequence ATGAGCTGGCTAACGTCCTTTTTCAAAACTATTTCTGCTAAAAACCCCGGCTCCGGGCGCGGCCCCGAGAAGCCGGCCGTGAGCGTGCGCGAGCGGGTATCGGCGCTGCGCCACCTGCCGGCTTTTCTTCAGCTCATCTGGCAAACCTCGGCAGGCCTGACCCTGGGAAACATAGCGTTAAGACTATGTAGAGCCGCCTTGCCGCTGGCCATGCTGTACATCGGCCGGCTTATTCTCGATGATATCGTGCAGCTGACCAAGCTTCCAGCGGCCAGCCGGGTAGTGTCGCCGGTCTTTGGCCTGGTAGCCCTGGAATTCGGGCTGGTGCTGCTCACCGATGCGCTGGGCCGCGCCGTGGCGCTGCTCGACTCGCTGCTCGGTGACTTGTTTGCCAATGCCAGCTCGGTGCGCCTCATGCGCCACGCCGCCGAGCTGGACCTCGACCAGTTCGAAGACAGCAATTTTTACGACAAGCTGGAGCGCGCCCGCCGCCAGACGCTCTCGCGCTCGGTGCTCATGAGCCAGGTGCTGGCCCAGGGCCAGGATGCTGTGACCCTGGTGCTGCTGGCCGGTGGCCTCGTGGCGTTTCAGCCCTGGCTGCTGGGCCTGCTGCTGCTGGCCGTGGTGCCCGCCTTTTTGGGCGAAAGCCACTTCAACGAGCGCAGCTACTCGCTTTCGCACTCCTGGACGCCCGAGCGCCGCGAGCTCGACTACCTGCGCCAGACCGGCGCCAGCGACGAAACGGCCAAGGAAGTGAAGATATTCGGCTTGTCCGATTTCCTTATAAACCGCTTCTCCACCCTTTCCGACCAGTTTTACCGCGAAAACAAAACCCTGGCCCTGCGCCGCGCCGGCTGGGGCACGGTGTTCGCGGCTATCGGGGCAGCCGGCTATTATGGCGCTTACCTCTACATTATCAGGCAAACCGTGAGCGGCGCGATTTCCATCGGCCAGCTTACGTTTCTGGCGGGCTCGTTTGCCCGGCTGCGCAGCCTGCTCGAAGGCATTCTGAGCCGCTTCAGCCAGGTGGCCGACGGCGCCCTATACTTACAGGACTTCTTCGACTTTTTTCAAATCGAGCCGCGCATCGTGCGGCCCCGGCTGGGGCAGGCAGTGCGGGCCTTCCCGCGCCCCATCCGGCAGGGATTTACGTTTGAGGATGTCGGCTTTAGGTATAAAAACGCCGAAAAATGGGCCCTGCGCCACCTTAGCTTCGAGCTGCGGGCCGGCGAAAAGCTGGCGCTCGTGGGCGAAAACGGGGCCGGCAAAACCACGCTCGTCAAGCTGCTGGCCCGCCTCTACGACCCCAGCGAAGGGCGCATTCTGCTCGACGGCCACGACCTGCGCGAGTATGACCCCGCCGAGCTGCGCCAGGAAATCGGCGTCATCTTCCAGGATTTTGTGCGCTTCCAGCTGCCCGCCGGCCAGAACCTGGCCGTGGGCCGCATCGACGAGCGCCAGAACCAGCCGCGCATTGAGCAGGCGGCCCAGCAGAGCCTGGCCGACACGGTTATTGCCAAGCTGCCGCAGGGCTACGACCAGATGATTGGCCGCCGCTTCAACGGCGGCGTGGACCTAAGTGGCGGCGAGTGGCAGAAAATCGCGCTGGGCCGCGCCTACATGCGCGACGCCCAGCTGCTCATCCTCGACGAGCCCACCGCCGCCCTCGACGCCCGCGCCGAGCACGAGGTATTTCTGCGCTTTGCTGAGTTGACTAAGGGCAAAACCGCCGTGCTCATCTCCCACCGCTTCAGCACCGTGCGCATGGCCGACCGCATCCTGGTTATCGAGCACGGCCGCGTGCAGGAAATCGGCTCACACGAAGAATTGCTGGCGAAGGATGGATGCTACGCCGAACTGTTTGCCTTACAGGCCGCAGGGTACCGGTAG
- a CDS encoding MFS transporter yields the protein MLGSYSRGFWLMCLSSFLFFLSFNLLLPELPEHLSQLGGGEYKGFIIALFTLTAAISRPFSGKLADTVGRIPVMVFGSLVCFLCGFAYPWALTVSSFLLLRLLHGFSTGFKPTGTAAFVADIVPTEKRGEAMGLLGVTGSLGMAAGPAFGSWVAETFSLNTMFYCSSAAALLSVLVQGTLTETLPKAQRQRFNFSLLKLKLDEILEPRVLAPALTTLLCLFPYGAVLTVIPDQSRLLGLQGPTKGLFYIFYTIASLAVRLVAGKASDTHGRVPVLRWSAAILALGLAVLVWSPSVPVFLLGAVIFGVGTGLNSPTLYAWTIDLSHPERRGRGVATMYIALEVGIGLGALAAGWIFDNQPGRLPWVHGLSLACVLVAIAYLLLGVQATQAGPAGHQVLADEAMAVAGPEEIV from the coding sequence ATGCTTGGTTCGTATTCGCGGGGCTTCTGGCTGATGTGCCTGTCGTCGTTTCTGTTTTTTCTGTCTTTCAACCTGCTATTGCCCGAACTGCCCGAGCACCTCAGCCAGCTGGGCGGCGGCGAGTACAAAGGGTTTATCATTGCGCTGTTTACGCTGACGGCCGCTATTTCGCGGCCGTTTTCGGGCAAACTGGCTGATACCGTGGGGCGGATTCCGGTGATGGTATTCGGCTCGCTGGTGTGCTTTCTGTGCGGCTTTGCCTACCCGTGGGCGCTCACGGTGAGCAGCTTTTTGCTGCTGCGGCTGCTGCACGGCTTCAGCACCGGCTTCAAGCCCACGGGCACGGCCGCGTTTGTGGCCGACATTGTGCCCACCGAAAAGCGCGGCGAGGCCATGGGCCTGCTCGGCGTAACGGGCAGCCTGGGCATGGCCGCCGGGCCGGCCTTTGGCTCGTGGGTGGCCGAGACGTTCTCCCTCAACACCATGTTTTACTGCTCCAGCGCGGCGGCGCTGCTCTCCGTATTGGTGCAGGGCACCCTCACCGAAACGCTGCCGAAGGCCCAGCGGCAGCGTTTCAACTTTTCCTTATTAAAGCTGAAGCTCGATGAGATTCTGGAGCCCCGCGTGCTGGCCCCGGCGCTCACCACGCTGCTGTGCTTGTTTCCATATGGCGCGGTGCTCACCGTGATACCCGACCAGAGCCGGCTGCTGGGCTTGCAAGGACCAACAAAGGGTTTGTTCTATATATTCTATACCATTGCGTCGCTTGCCGTGCGCCTGGTGGCGGGCAAGGCCAGCGATACCCACGGGCGGGTACCGGTGCTGCGCTGGTCGGCCGCCATCCTGGCGTTGGGGCTGGCGGTACTGGTGTGGTCGCCGTCGGTACCGGTATTTTTGCTCGGAGCCGTCATATTTGGAGTGGGTACGGGGCTGAACTCGCCCACGCTCTACGCCTGGACGATAGACCTGAGCCACCCCGAGCGGCGCGGCCGGGGCGTGGCGACCATGTACATTGCCCTCGAAGTCGGCATTGGCCTCGGGGCCCTGGCCGCCGGCTGGATTTTCGACAACCAGCCCGGCCGCCTGCCCTGGGTGCATGGCCTGAGCCTGGCGTGCGTGCTCGTCGCTATTGCCTACCTGCTGCTGGGCGTGCAGGCCACGCAAGCCGGCCCGGCCGGCCACCAGGTACTCGCCGATGAAGCTATGGCCGTAGCCGGGCCCGAAGAGATTGTGTGA
- a CDS encoding DUF4136 domain-containing protein translates to MRFTATLQLICLLSLGLLASCLTSRDARIESSYSYRGRFRHYRTYGFLSGNGLAADSTRLSESLRDAIRQRMRLQGYRFSKRNPDLMVSYKLFEGDMHFPGFVQEDITRWVKNNDAEDEQTPEEQRHGYQRTRLLMLDGTLMVTLIDTKTDNAIWNGYASGVTVPEGLRGEYVLVRSVRSIFDRYRIFTENYFNGGNLDGAMNGQSFDGSGSAPAPAQPTETPR, encoded by the coding sequence ATGAGATTTACTGCTACTCTCCAGCTTATCTGCCTGTTAAGCCTGGGCTTGCTTGCCAGCTGCCTTACCTCCCGTGATGCCCGCATCGAATCGAGCTACAGCTACCGGGGGCGCTTTCGCCACTACCGCACCTATGGTTTTTTGAGCGGCAATGGCCTCGCCGCCGACAGCACCCGTCTCAGCGAGTCATTGCGCGATGCCATTCGGCAGCGCATGCGTCTGCAAGGCTACCGCTTTTCGAAGCGCAACCCCGATTTGATGGTGAGCTACAAATTATTTGAGGGCGATATGCACTTTCCCGGCTTTGTGCAGGAAGACATCACCCGCTGGGTAAAAAACAACGATGCGGAAGACGAGCAAACTCCCGAAGAGCAGCGCCACGGCTACCAGCGCACCCGCCTGCTCATGCTCGATGGTACGCTCATGGTAACCCTAATTGATACCAAGACGGACAACGCCATCTGGAATGGCTACGCCTCGGGCGTGACCGTGCCCGAGGGTCTGCGGGGCGAGTACGTGCTGGTGCGCTCGGTGCGCTCCATCTTCGACCGGTATCGCATTTTTACCGAGAATTACTTCAACGGCGGCAACCTCGACGGGGCTATGAACGGCCAGTCATTCGACGGGTCGGGGTCCGCTCCTGCGCCTGCGCAGCCCACTGAAACCCCACGCTAA
- a CDS encoding Uma2 family endonuclease, whose product MGHAETQRRYTAEEYFALEEASDVRHEFFEGEVFAMAGESKVHNLITGNLYLGLRLALRGRGCQVFMENVQLTVRQEQQYVYPDVQVTCSPQDAQQTRRVESPVLLAEVLSPSTAYYDRGHKFKKYKTLPSLQHYLLVAQNRWLVEWYRRTASNEWTHTVLTEPAEEIVVPELNFRLTLAQVYEDTEVAPLRPHFPDPADDVE is encoded by the coding sequence ATGGGACACGCCGAAACGCAGCGCCGCTATACAGCCGAGGAGTATTTTGCTTTAGAAGAAGCCAGCGACGTGCGTCACGAGTTTTTCGAGGGCGAAGTTTTTGCGATGGCGGGCGAAAGCAAAGTGCACAACCTTATCACTGGTAACCTTTACCTGGGTCTGCGCCTGGCGCTACGCGGGCGAGGCTGCCAGGTATTTATGGAAAACGTGCAGCTGACCGTCCGGCAGGAGCAGCAGTACGTGTACCCCGACGTGCAGGTAACGTGCAGCCCGCAGGATGCGCAACAAACGCGCCGGGTAGAATCGCCGGTGCTGCTAGCAGAGGTGCTGTCTCCCTCTACCGCGTACTATGACCGGGGACACAAATTCAAAAAATACAAAACCCTACCTTCTTTGCAGCACTATCTGCTCGTGGCCCAAAACCGCTGGCTGGTAGAGTGGTACCGGCGCACTGCCAGCAACGAATGGACGCATACCGTGCTCACCGAGCCCGCGGAGGAGATTGTAGTACCGGAGCTGAATTTTCGCCTGACTCTGGCGCAAGTGTACGAAGACACGGAGGTGGCCCCGTTGCGCCCCCATTTTCCCGACCCGGCCGACGATGTGGAGTAG